One Triticum dicoccoides isolate Atlit2015 ecotype Zavitan chromosome 5B, WEW_v2.0, whole genome shotgun sequence genomic window carries:
- the LOC119306000 gene encoding uncharacterized protein LOC119306000, with the protein MNDVFILPPQYILGRWTKYAKRGFYVEKQGSEEESLKTQAARISRKATSVALKCTRSKQLLDDFEKAIHKLDLEADNTLSKMEEKSSEVPLVSAECATNTINGTISFRVPQVVKGAKRKRATIGLEKKKGKKNKSAKKKGEDRKNAVQNRDGGIDPKELMDVNAGSIEITNTMPKFSNNVYGRSSIMAAPLIQGGYATATMLNFANDVYGQPSTMSAPSIQGGFTSLLLGVEQDATLSSAARKLPFDD; encoded by the exons ATGAATGATGTTTTCATTTTGCCGCCACAATATATACTAGGAAGATGGACAAAATATGCGAAAAGAGGATTTTATGTTGAAAAACAAGGATCCGAGGAGGAAAGTTTGAAAACACAAGCTGCACGTATCTCAAGGAAGGCTACATCAGTTGCATTGAAGTGTACACGGTCAAAACAACTTCTTGATGATTTCGAGAAAGCTATACATAAGTTAGACTTGGAAGCAGATAACACTCTTAGCAAGATGGAGGAAAAATCCAGCGAGGTTCCGCTAGTTTCGGCTGAGTGTGCTACAAACACAATAAATGGTACAATATCATTCAGAGTTCCTCAGGTGGTGAAAGGCGCAAAGCGTAAACGGGCAACCATCGGCCTCGAAAAAAAGAAAgggaagaaaaataaaagtgctAAAAAGAAAG GAGAAGATCGAAAAAATGCAGTACAAAACAGGGATGGAGGCATTGATCCGAAGGAATTGATG GATGTGAATGCTGGTAGTATTGAGATTACTAATACCATGCCAAAATTTTCAAATAATGTCTATGGGCGATCTTCGATCATGGCTGCACCGTTGATCCAAGGCGGATACGCTACTGCCACAATGCTAAACTTTGCAAATGATGTGTATGGGCAACCTTCAACCATGTCAGCTCCTTCCATCCAAGGCGGATTTACAAGTCTTTTACTTGGGGTTGAGCAGGATGCCACATTGTCGTCAGCTGCTAGAAAGTTACCTTTTGATGATTAG
- the LOC119311355 gene encoding protein ALTERED PHOSPHATE STARVATION RESPONSE 1-like gives MGCCQSRLERQEAVSRCKARRRYTKHLVQARRDMAAAHALYLRSLRATGAALLQFATAEADNPHPHPRPRPAHHQRHQPPPSPPPPPPPPPPPPPPPPLSPARTASSWTTTTSSTISASQILPPPPPPPPPAAPMPSSWDFWDPFAPSSSRSPADAAAEWDDAATSLAESPRAAPPPVVVTAKAAQAQPPAPSVITTTTSTASELTVVALPRGGGGGGGAAGKKDLAEIATEIDEYFLKAADAGARVAALLEAPICELPNANNSLPGRVMSYGKNLKPTGWSWGAGGGYGKGSSNGFSRFWTGDEGMMGNGGGSGILSHSSTVERLYAWEKKLFLEVKNYEGHKQEHDKKVGLLRKQEVRGVDYLKMEKNRMEMESLESKMLVATQSIDTTTSEIIRLRESELFPQLLELVAGLTSMWRGMYECHQVQTHMVQQLEYLTMSTNPTSNDHRQAALQLEIEVDRWYSAFCSLVKSQRDYVYSLTGWLRLSLFQCHHNPLMKDIQNSDIYSLCEEWQLAIDRIPDKVASEGIKTLLSVIHAVVVQQAEEQKQKKRSDAAFKDFEKKTEELRSLESKYGPYSAEGYGEMTRKTPVAEKRAKVEALRSRADDEKSKHEKCVGVTRAMTLNNLQTGFPNVFQAMTGFASVCMEAFESVYNFKRSSDRALDMKRLLT, from the exons ATGGGCTGCTGCCAGTCGAGGCTGGAGCGGCAGGAGGCGGTGTCGCGCTGCAAGGCGCGCCGCCGCTACACCAAGCACCTCGTGCAGGCGCGGCGGGACATGGCCGCCGCCCACGCGCTCTACCTCCGCTCCCTGCGGGCCACGGGCGCCGCGCTGCTCCAGTTCGCCACCGCCGAGGCCGACAACCCGCACCCGCACCCGCGCCCGCGCCCGGCCCACCACCAGCGCCACCAgccgccgccctccccgccgccgccgcctccccctcctcccccgccgccgccgcccccgccgctcaGTCCCGCGCGGACCGCCAGCTCctggaccaccaccacctcctccaccatCAGCGCATCGCAAATCCTGCcgccccctccgccgccgccgccgccggcggccccaATGCCGTCCAGCTGGGACTTCTGGGACCCCTTCGCgccctcctcctcccgctcccccgccgacgccgccgccgagTGGGACGACGCGGCCACGTCCCTCGCCGAGTccccccgcgccgcgccgccgcccgtcgtcgtcacgGCCAAGGCCGCCCAGGCCCAGCCCCCGGCCCCGTCCGTCATCACCACCACCACATCCACCGCCAGCGAGCTCACCGTCGTCGCCCTGccccgcggcggaggcggcggcggcggcgcggccgggaaAAAGGACCTGGCCGAGATCGCCACCGAGATCGACGAGTACTTCCTCAAGGCCGCAGACGCCGGCGCCCGCGTCGCCGCGCTGCTCGAGGCCCCAATCTGCGAACTCCCCAACGCCAACAACAGCCTCCCAG GGAGGGTGATGAGCTACGGCAAGAACCTGAAGCCGACGGGATGGTCGTGGGGCGCCGGAGGAGGGTACGGGAAAGGCAGCAGCAATGGCTTCTCCAGGTTCTGGACAGGAGACGAAGGCATGATGGGCAATGGCGGAGGCAGTGGGATCCTCAGCCACTCCTCCACCGTCGAGAGGCTCTACGCCTGGGAGAAGAAGCTGTTTCTCGAGGTCAAG AACTACGAGGGACATAAGCAGGAGCATGACAAGAAGGTGGGGCTGCTGAGGAAGCAGGAGGTGAGGGGCGTGGactacctcaagatggagaagaacAGGATGGAGATGGAGAGCCTCGAGTCCAAGATGCTGGTGGCCACCCAGTCCATCGACACCACCACCTCCGAGATCATCAGGCTCAGAGAATCCGAGCTGTTCCCTCAGCTACTTGAGCTGGTTGCTGG CTTGACGAGCATGTGGAGGGGCATGTATGAGTGCCACCAGGTACAGACCCACATGGTGCAGCAGCTTGAATACCTGACCATGAGCACCAACCCAACCTCCAATGACCACCGGCAAGCAGCTCTCCAGCTCGAGATCGAGGTGGACAGGTGGTACTCGGCGTTCTGCAGCCTGGTTAAGTCCCAGAGAGATTATGTCTACTCGCTGACCGGCTGGCTTCGCCTCTCCCTGTTCCAATGCCATCACAACCCACTCATGAAAGACATCCAGAACTCTGACATCTACAGCTTGTGTGAGGAGTGGCAGCTGGCCATCGACCGGATCCCCGACAAGGTGGCCTCGGAAGGGATCAAAACCCTCCTGTCGGTGATCCAcgccgtggtagtccagcaggcggaggagcagaagcagaagaagaggtCAGATGCTGCATTCAAAGACTTTGAGAAGAAGACAGAGGAACTGCGATCTCTGGAGTCCAAATACGGGCCGTACTCTGCTGAAGGCTATGGAGAGATGACGCGGAAGACACCGGTTGCAGAAAAGCGGGCGAAGGTGGAGGCCCTGAGGAGCAGGGCCGACGACGAGAAGAGCAAGCACGAGAAGTGCGTCGGGGTGACGAGGGCGATGACCCTGAACAACCTCCAGACGGGCTTCCCCAACGTCTTCCAGGCGATGACGGGCTTCGCCAGCGTCTGCATGGAGGCGTTCGAGTCGGTGTACAACTTCAAGCGGAGCTCGGACCGGGCGCTCGACATGAAGAGGCTGCTGACCTGA